A DNA window from Hemibagrus wyckioides isolate EC202008001 linkage group LG11, SWU_Hwy_1.0, whole genome shotgun sequence contains the following coding sequences:
- the dlgap4b gene encoding disks large-associated protein 4 isoform X4: MKGYTPHRTRHLSDCDPPHSPSRLDPLYPPSASSTLSRQPYIVPSSTMDHYGALEPHHFSNSPSSGGLPPDCLMPLSNQLSTSSTFPRIHYNSHYEQGDYSPPGGDNIGGISTGTLGTSMSIGMGMNMGLGAGRTTMITSGSATISGAGKMNRLPANLLDQFEKQLPGQRDGFSTLQFHRSTAVETTKQQQQRTDSPGKIRYLVHSVQKLFAKSQSLESSAMKGNMNGRSGSSANEDKHHRRSKSKDRAKSEGTAKRRPRSNMSGYWSSDDLDSDIINYRSPVAMMTLGRQSSASGSALESQVNSKYLMQGYNTISEHTLKASKSSNDLKHQGLLALPGPGGGGGGGGGRMAVVEGNYGKGGPWSTLTLAPSRQLCQKGSATLDRTLLKSKSCQQELACHYLQMPSTGEWSGTIGRGEIPCRRMRSGSYVKAMGDLEDSDDSDSSLKPSPKTAARRQSYLRATQQSLSDQFPSRNCLPSLREFSGNRSVDNLDCIGGSVSSSFPRWDDDDFSQGCSTLGRNSCISQMRDSELNQRYGEDSCSESVFGEMHALTRSHSRAEDPDLPTCFRSRSHSYLRAIQAGCSQDDDTASLDSDSPPPTATTVRTYSTSTVSTCITTCKKIAPPPVPPRNSNSKPFISVTVQSSTESAQDGYLDNHERKSHTNGSSSDSSLTKGSRNHVPVLRPREPQVPAAVVLSPDSSRELQNEQVKAGAVTDEPRTEPVPRRKLSSIGIQVDSIQEIQNRVETPPPLARFQSIGVQVEDGWTLSRSSSMASKQETDSDTQDLSLNSVTSVTSNNTSRPAEKKVMVNSASQSVDFHAQISLDNGSHDDDVVTTSGPSRQLLTNRSTTRSSSSSFSESLDPALDPSSLPPPDPWLESGNGTGNGGPTHTSSGGMSACRRDGHWFLKLLQAETARMEGWCKQMEEETKEHQLSEEVLGKVRSAVGSAQLLMSQKFQQFRGLCEQNLNVNANPRPTAQDLAGFWDLLQLSIEDISLKFDELYQLKANDWKLDRDSPDKQKNQKQAPPVPKKPGKSKAVLSREKSSETADKQRQEARKRLMAAKRAQSVKQNSATESSDNIEIYVPEAQTRL; the protein is encoded by the exons ATGAAAGGCTACACCCCCCACCGCACACGTCACCTCTCCGACTGTGACCctcctcactcaccctctcgcCTAGATCCATTGTACCCACCCTCAGCAAGCTCCACCCTCTCGCGTCAACCCTACATTGTCCCTTCTTCCACCATGGATCACTATGGAGCCCTGGAGCCCCATCATTTCTCCAATTCACCCAGCTCAGGTGGTCTTCCCCCAGACTGCCTGATGCCCCTCAGCAACCAGCTGTCCACCAGCAGCACGTTCCCACGTATCCACTACAACTCCCATTACGAGCAGGGTGACTATTCACCTCCAGGTGGAGACAACATCGGGGGCATCAGCACAGGCACACTGGGTACCTCTATGTCCATAGGCATGGGAATGAACATGGGACTTGGAGCAGGACGCACAACCATGATCACCAGTGGATCTGCTACCATATCAG GTGCAGGGAAGATGAACCGGTTACCAGCGAACCTCCTGGATCAGTTTGAGAAGCAGTTGCCAGGGCAGAGGGATGGTTTCAGCACCTTACAATTTCATCGTAGTACAGCTGTGGAAACAActaaacagcagcagcagcgcacCGATAGCCCAGGAAAGATCCGCTATCTGGTCCATTCTGTGCAGAAACTCTTCGCCAAGTCACAGTCACTAGAAAGCTCAGCTATGAAGGGTAACATGAATGGGCGCTCAGGAAGCAGCGCCAATGAGGACAAACACCACCGGCGCAGTAAAAGCAAAGACCGTGCCAAGAGTGAGGGCACTGCAAAACGGCGTCCACGCTCCAACATGTCTGGCTACTGGAGCTCAGATGACCTGGACAGTGACATCATTAACTACAGGAGCCCTGTGGCAATGATGACTCTGGGTCGTCAGAGCTCTGCATCAGGGTCAGCgctggaaagccaagtgaattCAAAGTACTTAATGCAAGGCTACAACACCATTAGTGAGCACACACTGAAAGCCTCAAAGAGCAGCAATGACCTGAAACACCAGGGCCTCCTTGCACTCCCAGGTcctggtggaggaggagggggaggaggaggaagaatgGCAGTTGTGGAAGGGAATTATGGGAAGGGTGGGCCCTGGTCCACACTCACACTGGCTCCCAGTAGGCAGTTGTGCCAGAAGGGCTCAGCCACACTGGATCGCACCCTACTCAAGTCCAAGTCATGTCAGCAGGAGCTGGCCTGCCATTATCTCCAG ATGCCCTCTACAGGGGAGTGGAGTGGGACTATTGGTCGAGGCGAGATCCCATGCAGACGGATGCGCAGTGGTAGCTACGTAAAGGCCATGGGGGATCTGGAGGACAGCGATGACTCGGATAGCAGCTTGAAACCCTCACCAAAAACTGCTGCGCGCAGACAGAGCTACCTACGTGCGACCCAGCAGTCCCTCAGTGACCAGTTCCCTTCCAGAAA ttGTCTTCCATCTCTGCGAGAATTCTCTGGGAATCGCAGTGTGGATAATTTGGACTGTATCGGAGGTTCCGTAAGCTCATCATTCCCACGCTGGGATGATGACGACTTCAGTCAGGGCTGCAGCACACTTGGACGTAACAGCTGCATCAGCCAG ATGCGGGACTCAGAGTTGAACCAACGCTATGGAGAAGACTCCTGTTCAGAATCTGTGTTCGGAGAGATGCATGCACTTACACGCTCTCACTCGAGGGCAGAAGACCCTGATTTGCCCACCTGCTTTCGTTCCCGAAGCCATAGTTACCTCCGTGCCATCCAAGCTGGCTGCTCCCAAGATGATGACACTGCATCACTAGATTCAGATTCACCACCACCCACTGCTACAACTGTACGAACTTACAGCACCAGCACCG TCTCAACATGTATAACAACGTGTAAGAAGATAGCCCCACCCCCTGTCCCTCCCCGCAATTCCAACTCCAAGCCCTTCATTTCAGTGACTGTGCAGAGCAGCACCGAATCGGCGCAGGACGGTTACCTGGACAACCACGAACGCAAGAGCCACACCAACGGCAGCTCGTCGGACAGCAGCCTGACGAAAGGGTCACGGAATCACGTGCCTGTGCTCAGACCTCGCGAGCCACAGGTTCCGGCAGCTGTGGTACTTTCACCCGATTCTTCGCGCGAGCTGCAGAATGAGCAGGTGAAGGCAGGAGCAGTAACAGACGAGCCCAGGACGGAGCCTGTACCCCGTCGCAAACTTTCCTCTATTGGAATACAG GTGGACAGCATCCAGGAAATTCAGAACCGAGTCGAGACGCCACCGCCATTGGCCAGATTCCAGTCGATTGGAGTGCAGGTGGAGGACGGCTGGAC ACTCAGCCGCTCCAGTAGTATGGCATCAAAGCAGGAAACTGACTCAGACACACAAGATCTCTCTCTTAATTCTGTCACCAGTGTTACATCCAACAACACTTCCAGACCCGCTGAGAAGAAAGTCATGGTCAACAGCGCTAGCCAATCCGTGGACTTCCACGCTCAAATCTCTCTTGACAATGGTAGCCACGACGATGATGTTGTGACAACCAGCGGTCCTTCCCGCCAGCTCCTGACTAATCGCTCGACAACAAGAAGTAGCTCTTCCTCGTTTTCAGAGAGTTTAGACCCCGCCCTCGACCCCTCCTCCCTGCCTCCACCTGACCCCTGGTTGGAGAGTGGCAACGGGACTGGGAACGGAGGCCCCACGCACACGTCTTCAGGTGGCATGTCGGCATGCCGGAGAGATGGCCATTGGTTCCTGAAGCTGCTGCAGGCGGAGACCGCACGGATGGAAGGATGGTGCAAACAGATGGAAGAGGAGACCAAAGAGCACCAGCTCTCTGAGGAGG TGCTGGGTAAAGTGCGCAGTGCAGTGGGCAGTGCTCAGCTTCTTATGTCGCAAAAGTTTCAGCAATTCAGAGGGTTATGTGAACAAAATTTG AATGTGAACGCTAACCCGAGGCCTACAGCTCAGGACTTGGCAGGATTCTGGGACCTTCTGCAGCTGTCAATAGAAGATATTAGTCTCAAGTTTGATGAGCTCTACCAACTCAAAGCCAATGACTGGAAACTGGACCGAGATTCTCCAGACAAACAG AAAAATCAGAAGCAGGCTCCACCTGTGCCAAAGAAGCCTGGGAAAAGCAAGGCAGTACTGAGCCGGGAGAAAAGCAGCGAGACGGCGGATAAACAGAGGCAGGAAGCCCGCAAGAGACTGATGGCAGCCAAGAGAGCACAGTCGGTCAAACAGAACTCGGCCACTGAGAGCTCAGACAACATCGAGATCTACGTCCCTGAAGCCCAGACACGCCTctga